The following is a genomic window from Niabella soli DSM 19437.
GCAGTATCAAAGCAACAAAGGCAATCGAAAAAACAATAACGGCTGCTGCGGCGGCAGGTGGCGGAACCGTTTATTTCCCGGCAGGGAAGTACCTTACAGGCCCAATCCATTTAAAGAGCAATATCACGATCCTGATTGATGCAGGGGCAGAACTGCATTTCAGTGATGATTTTGATGATTACCTGCCGATGGTGGAGAGCCGTTATGAAGGAGTGGATGTAACCAGCTTCTCGCCTTTGTTCTATGCCAATGGTGTGGAAAATATCGCCATCACCGGAAGAGGGGTTATTGACGGGCATGGAAAAAAATGGTGGGATTTTGTAGAAGGTTATAAAGAAGGGCAGCCCCGCACTAAATGGCAGTTGGAATTTGACCGGCGGAATAAAAACATTTTATTGCCCGATGACCCGCGTCAAATGAAGCGGGGCTTTTTACGGCCGCCATTTATCCAGTTTCTGCACTCCAAAAATATCCTGATCGAAGGTATAATGATCCGCAATTCGCCCTTCTGGACGATCAACCCGGGGTTTTGTGAAAATGTAACGGTTCATGCGGTAACCATCAATAATCCGGGCAGCAATGCGCCCAACACGGACGGCATCAATCCTGAAAGTTGTAGCAATGTGCATATCAGTGATTGTCATATCAGCGTGGGCGATGACTGCATCACCATTAAATCGGGAAAGGACATTCCCGGGCGCTCCAAAAACCGCCCGGCGGAGAATTATACGATCACCAATTGTACCATGTTGCGCGGGCACGGTGGGGTAGTGATCGGTAGTGAAATGAGCGGAGGGGTAAAAAAGATTGCCATCAGTAATTGTATTTTTGATGGCACAGACCGGGGGATCCGCATCAAAACTGCACGGGGCCGGGGTGGCGTGGTAGAGGATATCCGTGTCAGCAATATTGTGATGAAGAATATTGCTGAGCAGGCGATTGTTTTGGATATGGAATATGCCAAAGGTGCGGAAGAACCCGTTTCCGAAAGGACGCCCACATTCCGGAATATCCGCCTGAGCAATATTACGGCTTACACGAACCAGGCCTTATTGATAAATGGGATTAGGGAAATGCCCGTGTCGGGCATCAGTCTGAATGACGTGGTATTCGAAGCCCGTCAGGGTATCGTGTTAAAGAATGCTGCTGATATATCATTGAATAACGTAAAAATTAGAATCCCTGCAGGAACAGCGCTGAAAGCGGATCAGGTGGAACGCCTGGATGTCAATAACTTTGAAGCAACAGTGCCTGCTGGCGATGCATTTGTCCTTCAACTGAACGATGTAAAAGGAGCTCGTATACGAAACTGCTGGCTCCCTAACGATAGCGCGAAATTCGCAGCCGTTACTGGTGCTCAAACGCGGCAAATCATTTTTAAAAACAACGATGGTAAAAACGGACAGGTGTTCATGGGCAAGGAGGTGAACGGTGCTGAGGTTGTAAAAGATTAAATTGAAATTGGGTTGAATGAATATCTTTATTTTTGACCGGTTTCATAGGGTAGTGTGACTAAAAAGATGAACGAGAATTTGGCTCCGTGGGAGCATTGTGTTTGTAGAATGATCGTCGTTTTAGAGAACGGCTCCATAGGAGCCGTGATTTTCGGTACCCAACATGCTATAAACGCGGTGCTCCTGACGAAGCAACAGGTTGGTAACAAAATAAAAATTTACGAATGAAGAATAGCAAAACGATTTTGTTTCTGGTTGCCGTTTTTGTGGCGGTGCAGTTGCCCGCGCAGGACCTGAAGCTTTGGTACCAGCACCCTGCCAAAGAATGGGTGGAGGCCTTACCCATTGGTAACGGGCGGTTAGGAGCAATGGTCTTTGGAGGTGTGCAAACAGACCGGGTGCAGTTCAATGAAGAAACCCTGTGGTCTGGCTACCCAAGAGATT
Proteins encoded in this region:
- a CDS encoding glycoside hydrolase family 28 protein, which produces MHKIFLIAVVGCFAISAGAQSYFDVTKYGAKKNSSIKATKAIEKTITAAAAAGGGTVYFPAGKYLTGPIHLKSNITILIDAGAELHFSDDFDDYLPMVESRYEGVDVTSFSPLFYANGVENIAITGRGVIDGHGKKWWDFVEGYKEGQPRTKWQLEFDRRNKNILLPDDPRQMKRGFLRPPFIQFLHSKNILIEGIMIRNSPFWTINPGFCENVTVHAVTINNPGSNAPNTDGINPESCSNVHISDCHISVGDDCITIKSGKDIPGRSKNRPAENYTITNCTMLRGHGGVVIGSEMSGGVKKIAISNCIFDGTDRGIRIKTARGRGGVVEDIRVSNIVMKNIAEQAIVLDMEYAKGAEEPVSERTPTFRNIRLSNITAYTNQALLINGIREMPVSGISLNDVVFEARQGIVLKNAADISLNNVKIRIPAGTALKADQVERLDVNNFEATVPAGDAFVLQLNDVKGARIRNCWLPNDSAKFAAVTGAQTRQIIFKNNDGKNGQVFMGKEVNGAEVVKD